From a region of the Candidatus Acidiferrales bacterium genome:
- a CDS encoding FlgD immunoglobulin-like domain containing protein yields the protein MRKVIILLFALVTGSFPQTSSFHSEIAAGQVWQIPFASSDNTISLSIQNSSSVEAKNVFVAFNRFPSWLKFKESTSIIKSISANSSGDAEFTFSVEKKAPVGKDTTLTATITTANGQSWTKDIKISVGAPKDYKLYNNFPNPFNPSTKIAFELPKASHVKLIIYDIVGREVVQVADADYPAGYTELTWNGTNKNGTLVSSGVYFYRISTDKWSKVKKMLMLK from the coding sequence ATGAGAAAAGTGATCATTCTATTGTTCGCGCTTGTCACCGGTTCTTTTCCGCAGACGTCAAGTTTCCATTCTGAAATTGCGGCTGGTCAGGTGTGGCAAATCCCATTTGCCTCATCAGACAACACGATCTCACTCAGCATTCAAAACAGCTCCAGCGTCGAGGCGAAGAATGTCTTCGTCGCCTTCAATAGATTTCCATCATGGTTGAAATTCAAAGAGAGTACCTCAATTATAAAGAGCATTTCAGCCAATTCTTCCGGAGATGCCGAGTTCACGTTCTCAGTCGAAAAGAAAGCACCAGTCGGAAAAGACACGACTTTGACAGCGACAATTACCACTGCCAACGGTCAAAGCTGGACGAAAGACATAAAGATCTCTGTCGGAGCGCCGAAGGATTACAAGCTTTACAACAACTTTCCCAATCCATTCAACCCGTCGACAAAGATAGCATTTGAGCTTCCGAAAGCATCGCATGTAAAGCTCATCATCTATGACATCGTCGGGAGAGAAGTTGTGCAAGTTGCAGACGCAGATTATCCCGCCGGTTATACCGAGCTGACATGGAACGGAACAAACAAAAATGGAACACTTGTTTCATCCGGAGTTTACTTCTACCGCATCAGCACGGATAAGTGGAGCAAAGTGAAGAAGATGTTGATGCTAAAGTGA